In Maridesulfovibrio sp., the genomic stretch TGAATTTACCGGCTCGGATGCAGCCTGAACCGCCGCGCAGCCACCGCCATACATGCGAACAACACCATTCCTGAATCCGGCAGCAAGGATATTTTTCTCCTGCACAAAGGTGGTTACATCTTCAGCCAGGTTGACAATCTCATTACTTTTGCTGAGTTGCACAACATAATTCCCGGCCATATCCTCCGGGGGGCGATTATAGATACTATCGAGCGGAGAATACTGCTGGGAAGCGGAAAACTCAACCAGCCCCGCAAGACTCAGTGGGGCCTGCCCCACCAACTTTGAAATATCAATTGACTCATCGGTACTCAAAGAAGGCTCATCAGTGACGGGGGACGGCTGTTTCGAACACCCGGAGAACATAACAACAAGGGCTGCCAGGGCCAGAATAATGGATTTTTTATTCATAATTATTTCATTTTCGGGAGATAAATTTTGAAAACAGATTAAAGCAAGTGTGGTAGCAACGCAATCACACTTCCCAACAGGATGTCTTAAAGCAGCCGGCACAAAAGTCAAGTACTAAGCGAAAACACCCTTGCCCATACTCCGGTATTACGGCACAAGAAGCCGACGGATGAAAAATTATTTACAGGCAAATGCAGATGAAAAAAAGATACAAAAAAGCTTTGGATTACCTGACCGGACATTCTGCCCGCAAAAACGGAACCCATATTAAAAATACCAGCTGGCGGCTGCCTGTGCTGGCGGCTTTTTTTGTGCTTGCCTATGTGCTCTTTGATCTAGTCGCGGATAGCGTTGCACGCCACTATATTTTCTGCATATTTCTAGTTGTTTCCAGTCTTTACTTTTCATGGCGGGTCGGCGGCCGGGAGACCATGAGCTATGTCGGTTTCTTCAACATATTCTTTGCCTTCATATTCTCACGCCTGCTGTATATGACCGGTAATTTTTCCTCTAAACTTTTTCTCAGCCGCTCATTTATGACCCTCTATGTTGTGGCTATAATATTTATGTTCATCATGACCAAGCGTAAATCACCCGCCGACCGCGAAAAGATAAACCGCGAAAAGTCCATCCGCGATGAGCGGCAGAAACGCAGGCAACTTGAACTCATGGTCGCCACAGAAAAACTGACTGACGATATGATTACTCAGGCCAATATGGTAAAAGACGAATTAATGGTGCTCCAGAATTCATGGAAGTCCCAGATTCATACCATTGTCAACGACCTGCCCAAGGTAAAAGAACGCGAGCTTTACGAGCAGATAGTCACCCCTTTTGAGGAGAGTATTATCAGCCATCTGCGTGATCTGGAAAAAAGACTTTCCTTCAAACCACAGCTCATAAGGCTTGACGAACTGGCTGCAAATCTTACAGATAGGCTTGAAAAAGATCAGAAGCATCCGCGCAACAGACTAGAATTCAAATTTAATTTTGATAAATGGAAAAACAGGGATGAAGAGATTCTTGTGGACCGCTACAAGACATGGGAAATCCTGCTAAACCTGATAAGAAACAGCCAGACGGCCATGGAACTGCGCCAGATTGAGCTGATCCGTCAGGGGAGCGGGGAATTCAAGTCTTTCAAACCAAGGCTTGCCGTCATAGCAGACGTGCGTGGCAATAACGCCCGCCTCCGGATAACGGATACCGGCGGCGGAGTTTCAGATGACAGTTTGCAAAACCTTTTCAAAAGGGCTGTCCCTTCAGCAAAACGCCAAGGCAAAGCCATGGGACAGGGAACTGTATTCATCAAATTTTTCGGCGACAATATGGGCTTTGACATTTCAGCCAAGAACACAGAGACTTTAGGTTCCAAAGGGCTTGAAGTAACGATACTCATTCCCCTTGGGACATTCGGTCCCGCAGGGGCTATCCCAGCAGGAGAGAAGCAATGACCCCGGATCAGGAGCCTTTATTTTTTGTATTGGCAGATGATGACCCACGGCTGCATGAATACACTGTTTCAATCCTCAGTGAATCGGGCATGCTTGAAAAGCACGAATCGTTCTATGATCCGGTTTCATTTCTGGCCTTTCTCAATGAATCAGAAGATGAACCGGATGTAATCCTGCTGGACGTTCACTTCGAAGGATCGGGTTTAAGCGGGGTGGATATCCTTCCTCACATCCGTGAAGAGTACCCCTATATTCCGGTGATCCTTTTGACCGGAATGGATGCGGAAGCGACAGACGAAGCCCAGTCCGATGTTTTCACCTATTTCATCCCCAAACCGGTGACCGAAGACCATTTGCTGCGCATGCTTCATTTCTACCTCGGGAAGAGCAAAAAGACCGCAGAACAGGTCAACACCCTTATGGCCGAGATGAAAGAGCTGAAAGGCTACCACCAACTTCTCGAAGAAGAGGTGGAGCAGCTTCAGGATGAACAGCGCCGCATGGCGGAACAAAGCAAATCAGAAAAAGTTGACAGCGCGGGCAAAGGATTTGAGAAGGTTACAGAGATACTTGAATCCCTGCTGACCAAAAGCGAGGCTATGCCCAGCTTTATCGCCGATCTCGAAAAGGTTTACTCTACCCAGTTCAAGCTGTTCAAAAAGGTGATTGAGACTTTGATCCGTTTTGACGTGCAGGATGCCGGGACTCCTGGTATGAACATCCATAAGGTCAAAGGAACCCAGAACGTTTTCAGCGCCCGTCTTTCCAGAAAAGTAAGGCTCTTTTATTACAGTTCGGCTAAGACCGTTAAAAAAAAGCTATTAAGATTGGACATTTACCACGATACCAAGGGTATGGACAAGTGGATTAAAAACAACTACCATTCTTACGCTGAAATTGAAGATTAATTACTATAGGATATATTGTTAAATGGAGCTTAAAGCCACCAAATTTCCGGCATGGCTGTGGCCGCTTGCTTTCGGGCTGGCCACTTCCTATTTTGTGTCGTCATTCATTCCGCTGCCCAAGCCTACGGCTCCGGTCATAAGCAAGACTATCACCACTGATGCAGCAAATAAAATAGCAAAAGACTCCAAGGTTATTCTCGATAAGAATATTCTCGGCATGGACAACCCGGCTGAAGTACAGAAAAAAGCAACTGTAACCCCCGCCACATGGAAACTAGTCGGCATCCTGACCGGGGAAACCGATATGGCCGTTTTCCGCATCAAAGGCGAGACCACAATTTTGCGTGAAGGGGATGAATTCGAAGGCTGGACCCTGTCTGAGATCAAACCTCAATATGTTATATGGAAGTTCGGACGCGAAGAAAAGAAAATAACCATGTGGGAAGATGTCAAGGCTCTGAAACTCGTACGTGGTAAGACCAACAAGATTACAGTCAATAAAGCCGAAGCAAATGAAGTTCTTGATGATCCCAACGCCTTTCTCAAACAGGCACTCTTCAAGCCCAACTCCAAAGACGGCAAGACCCAGGGATTTAAAGTCACCAACATAAAATCAAATTCCATGCTTAAAAAGCTTGGTCTTGAAGACGGAGACGTACTCCTGCGTGTAAACGGCGAAATGATAACCGGACCGACCAAACTGCTTCAGGTTTATGGTTCGCTGAGTTCCGCCTCCGCAATTTCAATTGATGTTGACCGTAAAGGACAGATTCTTTCGCTCATTGTTGAACTAAAGTAGGAACATAGCCAGCTAAATGCCAACTTATCAATATAGAGCTGTCACAGCAGAAGGTAAAAAGAAAAAGGGTTTCGTGGAAGCGTCATCCCAATCAAAGGCCTTTGCCACCTTACAGGGCAAAGGACTCATGCCCCTGCGCCTTGAACAGGTCAAATCCGGGCAGAAGGAAAAAAGCACAACCAAGTCACTGTCTTCATCCATGTCCATGGGTGGGAAAATCAGGCTCGGTGAATCTTTCTACTATCTCGGCATCCTGATCCAGAGCGGAACCGCACTGGCCCAGTCGCTTGATATGATGGCCCGCATGACCGGCGGCAAAGCCAGCCACACATGGATGGAAATCCGCGATGCGGTCCAGTCCGGGGAGAGCTTTTCATCCTGCCTTGCAAAGTATCCGAAAATCTTCCCGCAAGTTTATGTAGGTATGGTTCAGGTTGCAGAATCAGTAGGTAAACTGGGTGATGTTCTTGAAAACATTGCTAAATATGAGGAAGAACGTGCTGAAGTAAGCGGAAGACTCATGACTGCCATGGTCTATCCGGTAGTTATCCTGCTGATTGGTATGGGTGCGGTATATTTCCTGCTTTCCGAAGTTCTGCCCAAAATCACCGGCATTTTCAAAGCGGCCAAAGGCGAACTTCCTACATCCACCAAAATCGTAGTTGCGCTGGGCAACACCCTCGAGAATCTAGGCCCGATGGCCCTGATAATTCCCCTTTGTATAATTTTCGCGCTGGTCAGTGCATACAAATCCGTCCCCAAATTCAGACAGAAAGTAGATGAGCTGTTCTGGAAAATTCCATTAGTGCAAAAATCAACATTGGCCCGATTTTCCGGAATGCTGGGCTTTCAGATTGATGCCGGGATTCCTCTTGTTCAGGGAATGGAAAGCTCAGCCAATGCGGTTAACTCCACCTTTTTCAAAAAGAAAATGGCCGAGGCACGTGAAGAAGTAGCCACAGGACGTTCGCTCAGCACCGTCCTCGCAGAGCAGAAGATTTATCCCGACATCTACATACTGACCCTCACCGCCGGACAAAAATCAGGTGAACTGGGCAAATTCCTGCAACGCATGGGAACAATATTTGAACGTGATGTGGACAACTTCATGAAGCGTGTGGTCGCACTGGCCGAGCCGATGCTGCTGCTGTTCATCGGCATGCTCATCGCTTTTATTGTTGTCGCCATCATGGGGCCGATTTTCGACCTCACCTCGCTCGTAAAATAGGGAACAAATGACCGAAAAACAACTTTCCGACTTCATCAAAAGAGGTAAGGAAGTCCTTCAAATAGAAGAAAAAGGACTTGCTGCTATCCGTGAATCTCTAGACCTCCACTTTGCGAAGGCCGTTGAAATGCTGGCTGCATGCACAGGAAGGGTCATCATAACCGGACTGGGCAAGTCAGGACTGGTAGGGCGTAAAATTGCCGCCACAATGTCATCCACCGGAACCCCGTCCTTTTTTCTGCATCCGGTGGAAGGCGCACACGGAGATCTCGGCATGGTTCGGGCCGAAGATGTGGTCATTTCCATATCCAACAGCGGGGAAACAGACGAACTGACCGCCCTGCTCCCGGCCATCCGCTCCTTTGGAACCAAAATCATTTCCATTACTTCGGAAACAAATTCCACCATGGGACGCCTCTCTGACATCGTGGTCAGAACCAAAGTACCATGTGAGGCCTGCTCCCACGGGCTTGCGCCCACCTCCAGCACCACTGCCGCCCTTGCCATGGGCGATGCACTGGCGGTCTGCCTGATGGATCACAAGGCCTTCGACAGTCAGGATTTCAAAAAATTTCATCCCGGCGGTTCACTGGGCCGCAGACTGACCCTTTGTATAAGCGAACTCATGCATACGGACAACATCCCCTGCACCGCGCAGGAGTCCAAACTTTCCGAAGCACTGAATGTGCTTGATAAAGGCGGACTCGGGCTCGTGGCCCTGCTCGACGGCAAAAAGCTTGCCGGAGTCATCACCGACGGAGACGTCCGCCGACTGGTTTGTTCAGGTAATTTTGACATCGACATGGCCGCCAGCTCGGTCATGATCGAAAATCCGCTGCGCATCACCCCGGACATGTCCGCCGCGCAGGCTCTCGATATCATGGAGTCAAAAGAAATTACCGTACTGCC encodes the following:
- a CDS encoding ATP-binding protein, with translation MKKRYKKALDYLTGHSARKNGTHIKNTSWRLPVLAAFFVLAYVLFDLVADSVARHYIFCIFLVVSSLYFSWRVGGRETMSYVGFFNIFFAFIFSRLLYMTGNFSSKLFLSRSFMTLYVVAIIFMFIMTKRKSPADREKINREKSIRDERQKRRQLELMVATEKLTDDMITQANMVKDELMVLQNSWKSQIHTIVNDLPKVKERELYEQIVTPFEESIISHLRDLEKRLSFKPQLIRLDELAANLTDRLEKDQKHPRNRLEFKFNFDKWKNRDEEILVDRYKTWEILLNLIRNSQTAMELRQIELIRQGSGEFKSFKPRLAVIADVRGNNARLRITDTGGGVSDDSLQNLFKRAVPSAKRQGKAMGQGTVFIKFFGDNMGFDISAKNTETLGSKGLEVTILIPLGTFGPAGAIPAGEKQ
- a CDS encoding type II secretion system F family protein, whose protein sequence is MPTYQYRAVTAEGKKKKGFVEASSQSKAFATLQGKGLMPLRLEQVKSGQKEKSTTKSLSSSMSMGGKIRLGESFYYLGILIQSGTALAQSLDMMARMTGGKASHTWMEIRDAVQSGESFSSCLAKYPKIFPQVYVGMVQVAESVGKLGDVLENIAKYEEERAEVSGRLMTAMVYPVVILLIGMGAVYFLLSEVLPKITGIFKAAKGELPTSTKIVVALGNTLENLGPMALIIPLCIIFALVSAYKSVPKFRQKVDELFWKIPLVQKSTLARFSGMLGFQIDAGIPLVQGMESSANAVNSTFFKKKMAEAREEVATGRSLSTVLAEQKIYPDIYILTLTAGQKSGELGKFLQRMGTIFERDVDNFMKRVVALAEPMLLLFIGMLIAFIVVAIMGPIFDLTSLVK
- a CDS encoding PDZ domain-containing protein; this encodes MELKATKFPAWLWPLAFGLATSYFVSSFIPLPKPTAPVISKTITTDAANKIAKDSKVILDKNILGMDNPAEVQKKATVTPATWKLVGILTGETDMAVFRIKGETTILREGDEFEGWTLSEIKPQYVIWKFGREEKKITMWEDVKALKLVRGKTNKITVNKAEANEVLDDPNAFLKQALFKPNSKDGKTQGFKVTNIKSNSMLKKLGLEDGDVLLRVNGEMITGPTKLLQVYGSLSSASAISIDVDRKGQILSLIVELK
- a CDS encoding response regulator, with the protein product MTPDQEPLFFVLADDDPRLHEYTVSILSESGMLEKHESFYDPVSFLAFLNESEDEPDVILLDVHFEGSGLSGVDILPHIREEYPYIPVILLTGMDAEATDEAQSDVFTYFIPKPVTEDHLLRMLHFYLGKSKKTAEQVNTLMAEMKELKGYHQLLEEEVEQLQDEQRRMAEQSKSEKVDSAGKGFEKVTEILESLLTKSEAMPSFIADLEKVYSTQFKLFKKVIETLIRFDVQDAGTPGMNIHKVKGTQNVFSARLSRKVRLFYYSSAKTVKKKLLRLDIYHDTKGMDKWIKNNYHSYAEIED
- a CDS encoding KpsF/GutQ family sugar-phosphate isomerase — translated: MTEKQLSDFIKRGKEVLQIEEKGLAAIRESLDLHFAKAVEMLAACTGRVIITGLGKSGLVGRKIAATMSSTGTPSFFLHPVEGAHGDLGMVRAEDVVISISNSGETDELTALLPAIRSFGTKIISITSETNSTMGRLSDIVVRTKVPCEACSHGLAPTSSTTAALAMGDALAVCLMDHKAFDSQDFKKFHPGGSLGRRLTLCISELMHTDNIPCTAQESKLSEALNVLDKGGLGLVALLDGKKLAGVITDGDVRRLVCSGNFDIDMAASSVMIENPLRITPDMSAAQALDIMESKEITVLPVVNEDGILTGMIHLHDLLGKGRLKFADNVRS